In Leucobacter sp. CX169, a single genomic region encodes these proteins:
- a CDS encoding exonuclease domain-containing protein: MSGFAVIDFETTGVVPERADRVVEVGVVLLDSAGRREDAWTTLVNPMRDVGATHIHGITGAELLDAPRFEEVSDQLLDLVSNRVVVAHNASFDMRFLHRELDRAGYQVEQRPAALCSMKWSGRVLGPAKLAHCCEALGIPLDDAHTALADAEATAQLLARLMELVPASREWDGDLEAARSYVWPGSKGRSCATLARRSAAAAPLASSWMSGVLSDAWVPGVPEDEAAYLVALNNALLDFHVSVTEGRELVEIAQHSGLSRDRLAELHQAHLRRLAAEAWSDGQITAEEVADLNAAALCLGLVADDVAAALAETRDVRAEPRESFLRLSDRVVFTGTLARERDDWVAEIVAAGLATGGVTKSTRVLVAADPDSLSGKAAKARGYGVPVIGERAFAQHFEQYLAGRRNLASG, encoded by the coding sequence ATGTCAGGGTTTGCGGTCATTGACTTTGAAACAACCGGAGTGGTGCCCGAGCGTGCGGACCGCGTGGTGGAGGTCGGGGTGGTCCTGCTCGACTCGGCTGGGCGCCGCGAAGACGCCTGGACCACGCTCGTGAACCCGATGCGCGATGTGGGTGCGACGCACATTCACGGCATCACTGGAGCGGAACTGCTTGACGCCCCGAGGTTCGAGGAGGTCAGCGACCAGTTGCTGGATCTCGTCTCGAACCGTGTGGTCGTGGCACACAACGCGTCGTTCGATATGCGCTTCTTGCACCGCGAGTTGGACCGCGCCGGGTATCAGGTTGAGCAGCGTCCGGCGGCGTTGTGCTCGATGAAGTGGTCGGGCCGGGTGCTCGGGCCGGCCAAGCTCGCGCACTGCTGTGAGGCGCTCGGGATTCCGCTCGATGACGCGCACACGGCGCTCGCCGACGCCGAGGCGACCGCGCAGTTGCTCGCGCGATTGATGGAGCTCGTCCCCGCTTCGCGGGAGTGGGACGGCGATCTCGAAGCCGCGCGTTCGTATGTCTGGCCGGGAAGCAAGGGCCGTTCATGTGCCACCCTTGCCCGGCGGTCGGCTGCGGCCGCGCCTCTGGCGAGCTCGTGGATGTCCGGGGTGCTTTCCGACGCCTGGGTGCCCGGCGTACCTGAGGACGAAGCTGCGTACCTCGTGGCGCTGAACAACGCCCTACTGGACTTCCACGTATCAGTCACCGAAGGTCGGGAGCTGGTCGAGATTGCCCAGCATTCGGGACTCAGCCGTGACCGTCTGGCCGAGCTGCACCAGGCGCACCTGCGCCGCCTCGCAGCCGAAGCCTGGTCGGACGGTCAAATAACGGCGGAAGAGGTTGCTGACTTGAACGCCGCGGCGCTCTGCCTGGGGCTCGTAGCGGACGATGTGGCGGCGGCACTTGCCGAGACTCGTGACGTGCGCGCGGAGCCCCGCGAGAGCTTCTTGCGGCTCAGCGATCGAGTTGTCTTCACCGGCACGCTCGCGCGCGAAAGGGACGATTGGGTCGCAGAGATCGTTGCCGCAGGTCTCGCCACGGGCGGCGTCACGAAGTCGACTCGGGTGCTGGTCGCCGCGGACCCAGACTCGTTGAGCGGGAAAGCAGCGAAGGCGCGAGGGTATGGCGTGCCCGTCATCGGCGAGCGTGCTTTTGCGCAGCACTTCGAGCAGTACCTGGCCGGACGGCGGAATCTGGCGTCTGGTTAG
- a CDS encoding NAD(P)/FAD-dependent oxidoreductase has translation MSDFDTIIVGAGVSGLTAARLLARAGQRVLVLEARDRIGGRTWTERSDGHITDRGASWIHGVDDNPLAEVVSAFGMREVEFTVGSYQPDGRPIAYYGPAGERLSDEAAARFAGDVRECDRHLADTIAASSAGSTYDDAIEATLARLGWGDARAERVREFLRHRSEEQYGVSASGLDAHGLDDDAVDGDEVVFPEGFDVLAARLAAGLDVRLEHEVSRVSWSADGIRVASSRGEFSAARAVVTVPIGVLKSDDFVIDPPLPQRLAQAISGLEMNHFEKVFLRFPTRFWDEGVYAIRQQGEAGKWWHSWYDLTALHGTPTLLTFAAGPCAEMIRDWSDDQVADSVLSALRGIYGDRVEVPEHVVVTDWQQDPFSRGSYAYMLPGATPEDHDVLATPVGGVLHLAGETTWTEDPATVTAALRSGHRAAENILGSEVSFSELWA, from the coding sequence ATGAGTGATTTCGATACGATCATCGTCGGTGCGGGAGTCTCGGGTCTCACCGCTGCGCGCCTACTGGCGCGGGCGGGTCAGCGAGTGCTGGTGCTTGAGGCGCGAGACCGGATCGGTGGCCGCACCTGGACCGAGCGCAGTGACGGGCACATCACTGATCGCGGCGCCTCCTGGATCCACGGTGTTGACGACAACCCGCTGGCGGAAGTCGTTTCGGCGTTCGGCATGCGCGAGGTCGAGTTCACGGTCGGGAGCTATCAGCCCGATGGTCGACCCATCGCGTATTACGGCCCCGCGGGCGAGCGCCTGAGCGACGAGGCGGCGGCGCGTTTCGCCGGCGACGTCCGGGAGTGCGATCGGCACCTCGCCGACACCATCGCGGCCTCGTCCGCGGGCAGCACCTACGACGATGCGATCGAGGCGACGCTCGCGCGCCTCGGCTGGGGCGACGCGCGAGCCGAGCGGGTCCGCGAGTTTCTGCGGCACCGCTCGGAGGAACAATACGGGGTGTCGGCGAGCGGACTCGACGCGCACGGCCTGGACGACGACGCGGTGGACGGCGACGAGGTGGTCTTCCCCGAGGGGTTCGACGTGCTTGCCGCGAGGCTTGCCGCGGGGCTCGACGTTCGGCTCGAGCACGAGGTCTCCCGCGTGAGCTGGTCGGCCGACGGTATTCGTGTCGCCTCGAGCCGCGGTGAGTTCAGCGCGGCCCGCGCGGTCGTGACGGTGCCGATCGGGGTGCTGAAGTCGGACGATTTCGTCATCGACCCCCCGCTGCCACAGCGGCTCGCCCAGGCGATTTCGGGGCTCGAGATGAACCACTTCGAAAAGGTCTTCCTGCGCTTCCCGACGAGGTTCTGGGACGAGGGCGTCTATGCCATCCGGCAGCAGGGGGAGGCCGGGAAATGGTGGCACTCCTGGTACGACCTCACCGCGCTGCACGGCACCCCGACCCTGTTGACGTTCGCGGCCGGCCCCTGTGCCGAAATGATCCGGGACTGGAGCGACGACCAGGTCGCAGATTCGGTGCTTTCTGCGCTGCGCGGAATCTACGGCGACCGCGTCGAGGTGCCCGAGCATGTGGTGGTGACGGACTGGCAGCAGGATCCCTTCTCCCGTGGTTCTTACGCGTACATGCTGCCCGGGGCAACCCCCGAAGACCACGACGTGCTGGCGACGCCGGTCGGCGGCGTACTGCACCTCGCGGGGGAGACGACCTGGACGGAGGACCCGGCGACCGTGACCGCGGCGCTGCGCTCGGGGCATCGTGCTGCCGAGAACATCCTCGGCAGCGAGGTCTCGTTCAGTGAGTTGTGGGCGTAG
- a CDS encoding TIGR01777 family oxidoreductase — translation MTIPLTRHVVIAGSSGLIGSALTTALRADGITVSRLVRRPARAPDEVEWLTSGSALAPETLAGAIAVVNLCGASIGRLPWTRAYQEELRSSRLIPTRALATALRALGPEAPAFLSASAVGYYGNRPGEELSEASGQGDTYLAELCAEWEREALTAGPDARVVLLRTAPLLHRRGVLKPLIALTGLGLGGPLGPGTQVWPWISLDDEVRAIRHLIDGQISGPVNLSGPLPATANEIGRELARAMHRPFLLPAPSWALRTALGRAAADSLLLPDARVRPGALETSGFEFTHRTAAAAIAAALAE, via the coding sequence ATGACCATTCCTCTCACCCGACACGTCGTGATTGCGGGAAGCTCGGGGCTCATCGGCTCGGCGCTCACCACGGCCCTCCGCGCGGACGGAATCACCGTCAGCCGCCTGGTGCGCCGCCCGGCGCGCGCACCCGACGAGGTCGAGTGGCTCACCTCCGGCAGCGCGCTCGCGCCAGAGACGCTCGCCGGCGCGATCGCAGTCGTCAATCTGTGCGGTGCGAGCATCGGACGTCTTCCGTGGACGCGGGCATACCAGGAAGAACTCCGCTCGTCCCGCCTGATCCCGACCCGCGCGCTCGCCACCGCGCTTCGCGCGCTCGGGCCTGAGGCGCCGGCATTCCTGTCAGCCTCGGCCGTCGGGTACTACGGCAATCGTCCCGGCGAGGAATTGAGCGAGGCCAGTGGGCAAGGGGACACCTACCTCGCGGAGCTCTGCGCTGAGTGGGAGCGTGAGGCACTCACCGCCGGCCCCGACGCTCGAGTCGTGCTCTTGCGCACCGCCCCCCTGCTGCATCGACGCGGGGTGTTGAAGCCCCTCATCGCCCTCACCGGGCTCGGCCTGGGCGGCCCGCTCGGCCCGGGCACCCAGGTGTGGCCGTGGATTTCGCTCGACGACGAGGTGAGGGCGATCCGACACCTCATCGACGGTCAGATCAGCGGGCCGGTCAACTTGAGCGGGCCCCTGCCAGCGACCGCGAACGAGATTGGTCGGGAACTTGCCCGCGCGATGCACCGCCCGTTCCTGCTCCCCGCTCCGAGCTGGGCGCTGCGGACCGCCCTCGGCCGCGCCGCGGCGGACTCGCTGCTCTTGCCCGACGCGCGGGTGCGTCCCGGAGCCCTCGAGACCTCGGGATTCGAGTTCACCCACCGCACCGCCGCAGCGGCGATTGCAGCGGCGCTCGCAGAGTAG
- a CDS encoding dihydrofolate reductase family protein yields MSARFVYWMNVSLDLYIGATADENGGGDWMRIDEPLHREFNRRAREFSLDISGRKVYEIMETYWPDARDNESESEVMREYGEIWVTTPKILVSRTRTSAAYDTRIIGGDDAIAQLAVVRAQSEGRIGVGGATLATQLLREHLLDELMLFTHPAVLGSGRPLFDSLDEPLGLDLIEQQRYENGVTLHRYSVRGAL; encoded by the coding sequence ATGTCTGCTCGGTTTGTGTATTGGATGAATGTCTCGCTCGATCTGTATATCGGCGCAACCGCCGATGAAAACGGCGGCGGTGACTGGATGCGGATCGACGAGCCCCTGCACCGCGAGTTCAACCGGCGGGCGCGTGAGTTCTCGCTCGACATCTCGGGGCGCAAGGTCTACGAGATCATGGAGACGTACTGGCCCGACGCTCGAGACAACGAGTCGGAATCGGAGGTCATGCGCGAGTACGGCGAGATTTGGGTCACCACGCCGAAGATCCTCGTCTCACGCACCCGCACGAGCGCGGCGTACGACACACGCATCATCGGCGGGGACGACGCCATCGCACAACTCGCCGTCGTACGCGCCCAGTCGGAGGGCCGTATTGGGGTGGGCGGCGCCACGCTCGCGACTCAGCTGCTGCGCGAGCATCTGCTCGACGAGCTCATGCTTTTCACTCATCCAGCAGTGCTGGGTTCCGGACGTCCGCTCTTCGATTCCCTTGACGAACCGCTGGGACTCGACCTCATCGAACAGCAACGCTACGAAAATGGCGTCACACTGCATCGCTACAGCGTCCGGGGAGCGCTATGA
- a CDS encoding efflux RND transporter permease subunit, whose product MQPKHSADQTVPATGNSKPLGRWIRILLPTALILIWLTMAGLGGPLFGKIDEVSSNDPTAYLPTSADATEVRGALGGFLGDDTIPAIIVFSSETQLSDEQISAIDEAVTSATESAEISEGASPAIVSEDGLAAQVFVPIDSDADVGEVVQALSAALDEQRPDGVAVAVTGPAGFTADLVAGFAGIDGILLLVALLAVFVILIVVYRSLLLPVIVLMTSLFALCVALFTVWHLANAGVLLLSGQTQGILFILVIGAATDYSLLLVARFREELRVTHDRGGAIIAAMKGSVEPILASGGTVIAGLLCLLLSDLKSNSTLGPVASIGIIFAMLAALTLLPALLFAFGRAAFWPRRPHFEPEVVRAENGMPTRGLWHWLAQTIKAHPRPIWIITTLVLAVGAVGVTQLNAQGVPGSDLVIGQSDARDGQVVLGEHFPGGSGSPAYVLVEKDKLQQTADVLLSNSGVDAVSVTSDDSPSGSAPVTSDGIQAFGPPGTPAPAPTVSDGRVLLQATLTDAADSAAAGETVTSLRGELEGTGAIIGGVTATAVDTNEASIHDRNTIIPIILAVILLILMLLLRSILAPVLLILTTVLSFGTALGVSALVFNGIFKFPGADPAVPLFGFVFLVALGIDYNIFLMTRVREESKKHGTREGILRGLAITGGVITSAGLVLAATFAALSIIPILFLVQIAFIVAFGVLLDTFVVRSLLVPALATDIGKAIWWPSKLAREDAK is encoded by the coding sequence ATGCAGCCGAAACACAGTGCCGACCAGACGGTTCCCGCAACCGGGAATTCGAAGCCGCTGGGGCGCTGGATCAGGATCCTGCTCCCGACCGCCCTCATCCTGATCTGGCTCACCATGGCGGGCCTCGGCGGCCCACTCTTCGGCAAGATTGACGAGGTGTCGTCGAACGATCCCACCGCCTACCTGCCCACGTCGGCGGACGCGACCGAGGTGCGCGGGGCACTCGGCGGCTTCCTCGGCGACGACACCATTCCGGCGATCATCGTGTTCTCCTCGGAGACTCAGCTGAGCGACGAGCAGATCTCGGCCATCGACGAGGCCGTGACTTCGGCCACCGAGTCAGCGGAAATCTCGGAGGGTGCCTCGCCCGCGATTGTCTCCGAGGACGGCCTCGCCGCCCAGGTGTTCGTGCCGATCGATTCTGATGCCGACGTCGGCGAGGTGGTCCAGGCCCTCAGTGCGGCCCTGGACGAACAGCGTCCGGACGGCGTCGCAGTCGCAGTCACCGGCCCGGCAGGCTTTACCGCCGACCTCGTCGCGGGGTTCGCCGGTATCGACGGGATCCTGCTGCTCGTTGCCTTGCTGGCAGTGTTTGTCATCCTGATCGTGGTCTACCGCTCGCTCCTCCTGCCCGTCATTGTGCTGATGACCAGCCTGTTCGCCCTCTGCGTCGCACTCTTCACCGTGTGGCACCTCGCAAATGCGGGCGTGCTGCTGCTCAGCGGGCAGACCCAGGGAATCCTCTTCATCCTGGTCATCGGCGCCGCGACCGACTATTCGCTCCTCCTGGTGGCCAGGTTCCGCGAGGAATTGCGCGTCACCCACGACCGCGGCGGCGCGATCATCGCTGCGATGAAGGGGTCCGTCGAGCCCATCCTGGCCTCCGGCGGCACCGTGATCGCTGGCCTGCTCTGCCTCCTCCTGAGCGACCTCAAATCAAACAGCACGCTCGGCCCGGTGGCGTCGATCGGGATCATCTTCGCGATGCTCGCGGCGCTCACGCTGCTCCCCGCGCTCCTCTTCGCCTTTGGTCGCGCGGCCTTCTGGCCGCGTCGCCCGCACTTCGAGCCCGAGGTAGTGCGCGCCGAGAACGGCATGCCCACTCGCGGGCTCTGGCACTGGCTCGCGCAGACCATCAAGGCGCACCCGCGCCCGATCTGGATCATCACGACCCTCGTCCTCGCCGTCGGGGCGGTGGGGGTCACCCAACTGAACGCGCAGGGCGTACCGGGCTCGGACCTCGTGATCGGGCAGTCTGACGCGCGCGACGGCCAGGTGGTGCTCGGCGAGCACTTCCCCGGCGGATCGGGCAGCCCAGCGTACGTCTTGGTCGAGAAGGACAAGCTCCAGCAGACCGCCGACGTGCTGCTGAGCAACTCCGGCGTGGATGCCGTTTCGGTCACCAGCGACGACTCCCCGAGTGGGAGCGCCCCCGTGACCAGCGATGGTATCCAGGCATTCGGCCCTCCCGGAACGCCTGCCCCGGCTCCGACGGTCAGCGACGGACGCGTGCTGCTCCAGGCGACACTCACCGACGCCGCAGACTCTGCCGCCGCCGGCGAAACCGTCACGAGCCTGCGCGGGGAGCTCGAGGGAACCGGAGCGATCATTGGCGGAGTCACCGCGACCGCGGTCGACACCAACGAGGCGTCGATCCACGACCGCAACACCATCATCCCGATCATCCTGGCGGTGATCCTGCTGATCCTGATGCTGCTCCTGCGGTCGATCCTTGCGCCCGTACTGCTGATCCTCACCACGGTGTTGTCGTTCGGCACCGCGCTCGGCGTCTCGGCGCTCGTCTTCAACGGAATCTTCAAGTTCCCCGGGGCCGACCCGGCGGTGCCACTCTTCGGCTTCGTCTTCCTCGTCGCGCTCGGCATCGACTACAACATCTTCTTGATGACGCGCGTGCGCGAGGAGTCGAAGAAGCACGGCACCCGGGAGGGGATCCTGCGTGGTCTCGCGATCACCGGCGGCGTCATCACCTCGGCGGGCCTCGTGCTCGCAGCGACGTTCGCGGCCCTGTCGATCATCCCGATCCTGTTCCTCGTGCAAATCGCGTTCATCGTCGCCTTCGGCGTACTGCTCGACACCTTCGTCGTGCGGTCGCTGCTGGTTCCGGCACTCGCGACCGACATCGGCAAAGCGATCTGGTGGCCCTCCAAGCTCGCCAGAGAGGATGCGAAGTAA
- a CDS encoding HAMP domain-containing sensor histidine kinase: MPSRQNAEHAARDGEIRRYRVTVRARLALTYSALLTGSGIVMLALIYAFMRFVPTYAFTPAASVPATPVPVAPEGAEVAALTTPASELVVASTDELLNLLLVISAIVLVLLALAGVWVGWAVAGRMLKPLQYLNGAARQAAGGDLRQRVRLEGPRDEITELAGNFDHMLEQLERSFTASRRFASNASHELLTPLATTRAMLDVAIAQRSEPQDREVFDRLRLMNERSIETAQALLELARIESSSPAPEPVDLAACAAAAVEMCAPDAEMSGVSVDLELAPASFAGEPVLARQLVANLVQNAIRHNLADGGFVTVRTRAGGEGRGATLEVENSGRLLSEADLAQLTEPFVRASGRSSSAHSGHGLGLSIVSAIVDRFGGTLGLASRPEGGLRVTVRLP; encoded by the coding sequence ATGCCATCACGCCAGAACGCTGAGCACGCAGCCCGCGACGGTGAGATTCGGCGCTACCGGGTCACCGTACGCGCGCGGCTCGCGCTCACGTATTCGGCGCTGCTGACCGGTTCGGGCATCGTCATGCTGGCGCTGATCTACGCGTTCATGCGCTTCGTGCCTACCTACGCGTTCACACCGGCAGCGTCGGTGCCCGCCACCCCGGTCCCGGTTGCCCCCGAGGGGGCCGAGGTCGCGGCGCTCACGACCCCGGCGAGCGAACTGGTGGTCGCGTCCACGGACGAGCTGTTGAATCTGCTGCTCGTGATTTCGGCCATCGTGTTGGTCCTGCTCGCGCTGGCGGGGGTCTGGGTGGGCTGGGCGGTCGCCGGGCGCATGCTCAAGCCGCTGCAGTATCTCAACGGTGCCGCGCGGCAGGCCGCCGGGGGAGATCTGCGCCAGCGGGTGCGGCTCGAGGGCCCGCGCGACGAGATCACCGAGCTCGCCGGAAACTTCGACCACATGCTCGAACAGCTGGAACGCTCGTTTACGGCGTCGAGACGGTTCGCTTCGAACGCGTCGCATGAGCTGCTGACGCCGCTTGCGACGACGCGGGCCATGCTCGATGTGGCCATCGCGCAGCGTTCGGAGCCTCAAGATCGCGAGGTGTTTGACCGATTACGCCTGATGAACGAGCGCAGCATCGAGACGGCCCAGGCGCTTCTCGAATTGGCCCGGATCGAGTCATCGTCCCCGGCGCCAGAGCCGGTTGACCTGGCGGCCTGCGCTGCGGCAGCGGTCGAGATGTGCGCGCCCGATGCCGAGATGAGTGGCGTCTCCGTCGACCTAGAGCTCGCCCCCGCGTCGTTTGCGGGGGAACCCGTGCTCGCTCGCCAGCTGGTCGCGAATCTCGTGCAAAACGCGATTCGGCACAACCTGGCCGACGGCGGGTTCGTCACGGTGCGCACACGCGCGGGCGGCGAGGGCCGAGGGGCGACGCTCGAGGTCGAGAACAGCGGACGTTTGCTGAGCGAGGCCGACTTGGCCCAGCTCACCGAGCCGTTCGTACGGGCATCAGGGCGCTCCTCGTCGGCGCACTCGGGCCACGGGTTGGGCCTCTCGATCGTGTCGGCGATCGTCGATCGATTCGGCGGCACGCTCGGTCTCGCATCCCGCCCCGAGGGCGGGCTGCGAGTGACCGTGAGGCTGCCTTAG
- a CDS encoding response regulator transcription factor, with product MRVLIVEDEEFLADAIRARLEMESIAADIVGDGAAALAAVEVNDYDAVVLDRDIPEVHGDEVCRVLAENPESPAILMLTAAGGLEDRVDGFELGADDYLAKPFEFPELIARLRALGRRRFTKLPPVLERRGIRLDPFRRDVSVGGRPVQLTPKEFAVLELLLRADGGVVSAETLLEKAWDEHANPFTHTVKVTLSSLRRKLGDPSLITTISGAGYAITPER from the coding sequence ATGCGCGTACTGATCGTCGAGGACGAGGAGTTTCTTGCCGACGCAATCCGAGCGCGCCTGGAAATGGAGTCGATTGCCGCCGACATTGTCGGAGACGGAGCTGCGGCCCTCGCCGCAGTGGAGGTCAACGATTACGACGCCGTCGTGCTTGACCGCGACATTCCTGAGGTTCACGGTGACGAGGTGTGCCGCGTGCTTGCCGAGAATCCGGAGAGCCCCGCGATCCTGATGCTGACCGCCGCGGGCGGCCTCGAAGACCGGGTAGATGGCTTCGAGCTCGGCGCCGACGACTACCTCGCTAAGCCCTTCGAATTTCCCGAGCTGATCGCGCGCCTGCGCGCTCTGGGGCGGCGCCGCTTCACCAAGCTGCCCCCGGTACTCGAGCGGCGGGGAATCAGGCTTGACCCGTTTCGCAGGGATGTATCGGTCGGCGGTCGGCCGGTGCAGCTCACGCCGAAGGAGTTCGCCGTGCTTGAGCTGCTGCTCCGCGCCGACGGCGGAGTGGTGAGCGCCGAAACGCTGCTCGAGAAGGCCTGGGACGAACACGCGAACCCGTTTACCCACACGGTGAAAGTCACGCTGAGCTCGCTGCGTCGAAAGCTCGGTGACCCCAGCCTCATTACGACGATCTCGGGGGCCGGCTATGCCATCACGCCAGAACGCTGA
- a CDS encoding peptidoglycan-binding protein codes for MSDAESVIPSEPRNTRKRRILLASLGVLAVAAIAATVLLVQRPAGSVTKKDTVAVQTATVTRGDLTELIRTQGKLGFASPRDIGTQLPGTVTGLPPVGSGVGAGGELFRIDNTPVVLMHGDLPVWRSFEPGMSSGADVAQLERNLATLGFFGFDADEKFNWDTQQAIMKWQKSLDIEQTGSIELGRIVFAPGDVRVQASKAAVGDAASTAIISVTGGAKVVEVFIDPAQQPLAPVGAQVKITLPGGAETTGTVSNVGAPVEREGANGKAVKVPLTLTLDDPSAAEGLDNITVTVLLTQVKGSDLLLVPVVALLAQPGGGFAVEVQLKKPAKDGATTKLVPIELGAFADGQVAVTGGKLQAGDTVVVAK; via the coding sequence GTGAGCGACGCAGAGTCCGTGATCCCCAGTGAACCCCGGAACACCAGAAAGCGCAGGATCCTGCTGGCCTCGCTCGGCGTCCTCGCCGTGGCGGCGATCGCGGCCACCGTTCTGCTAGTGCAGCGCCCGGCGGGCTCGGTAACGAAGAAAGATACCGTCGCGGTGCAGACCGCCACCGTCACACGGGGCGATCTCACCGAGCTGATTCGCACCCAGGGCAAGCTCGGCTTCGCGAGCCCCCGTGACATCGGCACGCAGCTTCCGGGCACCGTCACTGGGCTACCGCCCGTGGGGTCCGGAGTTGGGGCGGGTGGCGAGCTCTTCCGCATCGACAACACCCCCGTCGTTTTGATGCACGGAGACCTCCCGGTGTGGCGCTCCTTCGAACCGGGCATGAGTAGCGGCGCCGATGTCGCACAGCTCGAGCGAAACCTCGCGACCCTCGGATTCTTCGGATTCGACGCCGACGAGAAGTTCAACTGGGACACCCAGCAGGCCATCATGAAGTGGCAGAAGTCGCTGGACATTGAACAGACGGGAAGCATCGAGCTCGGCCGAATTGTCTTCGCTCCAGGCGACGTTCGCGTGCAGGCGTCAAAAGCTGCCGTCGGTGATGCGGCGAGCACCGCGATAATTTCAGTAACCGGCGGCGCGAAGGTGGTCGAGGTCTTCATCGATCCGGCCCAGCAGCCCCTCGCTCCCGTCGGCGCACAGGTGAAGATCACGCTTCCCGGCGGCGCCGAGACCACCGGGACCGTGTCGAATGTCGGCGCTCCCGTTGAACGCGAGGGGGCGAACGGGAAGGCCGTCAAGGTGCCCCTCACCCTCACGCTCGATGATCCGTCCGCGGCCGAGGGCCTCGACAACATCACTGTGACGGTGCTGCTCACTCAGGTGAAGGGCAGCGACCTGCTGCTCGTCCCGGTGGTCGCGCTGCTCGCGCAGCCGGGCGGAGGCTTCGCCGTCGAAGTCCAGCTAAAGAAGCCGGCCAAGGATGGCGCAACGACGAAGCTCGTACCCATCGAGCTTGGGGCGTTCGCCGACGGTCAAGTCGCAGTCACTGGGGGCAAGCTGCAGGCGGGCGACACCGTCGTGGTGGCCAAATGA
- a CDS encoding ABC transporter ATP-binding protein, translating into MTAPIVELSGVTRSYGSPPTVALNAVDLRIDEGEMLAIVGPSGSGKSTMLNIIGSLDRASSGKTVIAGQDVGDLTDTELSALRAYTIGFVFQQFHLSEGVTALDNVAMGLLYTGVSRAERRLRAEVALTRVGLGDRLRHLPNQLSGGERQRVAIARAVVGAPRLLLADEPTGSLDTKSGAEVMRILTELHHDGTTVVVITHDQDLAASMPRRVRISDGAVVADERGQSETEAAA; encoded by the coding sequence ATGACCGCGCCCATCGTCGAGCTCTCCGGGGTAACTCGAAGCTATGGCTCGCCTCCGACCGTCGCGCTAAACGCGGTGGACCTCCGCATCGACGAGGGCGAGATGCTCGCCATCGTCGGCCCCAGCGGCTCCGGCAAGTCGACCATGCTGAACATCATCGGTTCGCTCGACCGCGCGTCGAGTGGCAAAACCGTGATCGCGGGGCAGGACGTGGGCGACCTCACCGACACCGAGCTGTCGGCTCTTCGCGCCTACACAATCGGATTCGTGTTTCAGCAGTTCCACCTGTCGGAGGGCGTCACCGCCCTCGACAATGTCGCGATGGGGCTGCTCTACACGGGGGTCTCGCGGGCCGAGCGCCGCCTCCGCGCGGAGGTCGCGCTCACGCGGGTCGGTCTCGGTGATCGCCTGCGCCACCTCCCGAACCAGCTCTCGGGCGGCGAGCGCCAACGCGTGGCGATTGCGCGCGCCGTCGTCGGCGCGCCCCGCCTGTTGCTCGCGGACGAGCCCACCGGCAGCCTCGACACGAAGTCGGGGGCGGAGGTCATGCGCATCCTCACCGAGCTCCACCACGACGGGACCACCGTGGTCGTCATCACGCACGACCAGGATCTGGCCGCCAGCATGCCCCGTCGGGTGCGCATCAGCGACGGCGCAGTTGTCGCCGATGAGCGCGGCCAGTCAGAGACGGAGGCAGCCGCATGA